One stretch of Candidatus Zixiibacteriota bacterium DNA includes these proteins:
- the ccoS gene encoding cbb3-type cytochrome oxidase assembly protein CcoS translates to MSALFLLIGFSLLAAVGFLIMFIWAVRHGQYEDTYTPSVRMIHDDPPLPSQNLNSDTEREN, encoded by the coding sequence ATGTCGGCGTTGTTCCTGCTGATCGGCTTCAGCCTGCTGGCTGCCGTCGGCTTTCTGATTATGTTCATCTGGGCGGTGCGCCACGGGCAGTACGAGGATACCTATACGCCGAGCGTGCGCATGATTCACGATGATCCGCCGCTACCATCGCAAAATCTGAATTCTGATACCGAGAGGGAGAACTGA